AGAGTCTATGATTAAAGGTTATAAAGAAATGGGTCAAATTAACCTATCATTAGCTGAATTAGGCATGACAAATGAAGTATCTTCCGATGATAACGTCGAAGGGAAGATAGCTCAAGGTGAGTATTAATTTAGATATAAGGCGAGGAGACTTATATTATGCGGATTTAAGCCCTGTAGTAGGATCAGAGCAAGGAGGGGTAAGACCTGTCTTGATAATTCAAAATGATATAGGTAATAAATACAGTCCAACTGTAATAATAGCCGCTATAACATCTCAAATTAATAAAGCAAAATTGCCAACTCATATAGAGATTAGCGCTAATGAATATGGGCTTAATAAAGATTCTGTTATTCTCTTAGAACAAATAAGAACTATAGACAAAAAAAGGCTAAGAGAAAAAATAGGTTGTCTAGATAAGAATATGATGGTAAAAGTTGATAGTAGTCTTCAAATTAGTTTAGGGCTATTTGTATTGTAAAAATTATTGATATTAATTAATATCAATAATTTTTTTACGTTTAATTAAATTATGATACTTCAAAAGCTTTAGATAATTACTGTAACTTAGCAATATCAGATATTGTGAATAGCGTAAAAATATATTGTTGAGCAACGAACGAAGTTGTTGGCGCTAAGAGTGAAGCGAATTTTTTATTTAAAATAAATTAAAGCTAGCAGATACTATTTAATCTGTTAAATAATTAGAATAAACATACTTAAATTGATAAATAGAAGAGTATAATAAAAATGATATACAAGTAAAAAATAAATGTAAAATTAATAAGTTAAGGATAAACATTTTAAATATATAGTGTGTAATAAAATATAAATAATATATATAATTAAGCTAAAAATAGAAAAAAGTATACATAAATTACTTTATTTTAAAAATAAAGTAAAAAAAACCTATAAAAGTGATATAATAATATGAGATTGGAAAAATACATTACATAAAAGTAATTTTTACTTTACAAACACAGGGAGGTAATTACATGAGAGACCATAAAGGATTAAATGAGATCACACGTATTATCAGAAAAGATATAGTCTCTATGATACATGGATCAAAGTCTGGACATCCAGGAGGGTCATTATCAGCTGTTGAGATATTAACAGCGCTTTACTTTGATGAAATGAATATAGATCCTAATAACTGCAAAATGGAAGATAGAGATAGATTTGTTTTATCAAAAGGTCATGCAGCACCAGTGTTATACGCAACTTTAGCTCAAAAAGGATACTT
Above is a genomic segment from Romboutsia lituseburensis containing:
- a CDS encoding type II toxin-antitoxin system PemK/MazF family toxin — protein: MSINLDIRRGDLYYADLSPVVGSEQGGVRPVLIIQNDIGNKYSPTVIIAAITSQINKAKLPTHIEISANEYGLNKDSVILLEQIRTIDKKRLREKIGCLDKNMMVKVDSSLQISLGLFVL